A single Acidobacteriota bacterium DNA region contains:
- a CDS encoding type II toxin-antitoxin system VapC family toxin, whose amino-acid sequence MIYLDSSAIIKLVVAEPESNALRAYLAEHEDHVSSGLARVEVFRALRRTNDRPAVLRYADQVIERIVLVAVDGPVIASAASLDPPLLRSLDAIHLATALSLEELDALVTYDRRLGAAAKEAGLVVASPD is encoded by the coding sequence GTGATCTACCTCGACTCCTCGGCCATCATCAAGCTCGTCGTCGCCGAGCCGGAGTCGAACGCACTCCGCGCCTACCTGGCCGAGCACGAGGACCATGTGTCGAGCGGCCTCGCGCGGGTCGAGGTCTTTCGAGCGCTGCGCCGGACGAACGACAGACCAGCCGTACTGCGCTATGCCGACCAGGTCATTGAGAGAATCGTGCTGGTCGCCGTGGACGGGCCGGTCATTGCCAGCGCAGCATCCCTGGACCCACCGCTACTGCGGAGCCTGGACGCCATCCACCTCGCCACGGCGCTTTCCCTGGAAGAACTCGACGCTCTGGTGACCTACGACCGGCGGCTCGGCGCCGCCGCCAAGGAAGCAGGGTTGGTCGTCGCGTCGCCGGATTGA
- a CDS encoding MerC family mercury resistance protein, with protein MKNSLATAQSISYLTSGSRLAACAAALCGLHCALTPVLVVTAPALALSEGVERAAWAVTVLLGSAMLLLGPARRNAPVILTFSGGAALWAASLAGWLEPLPETVTSSAGSLTIAGAMVLSARLCYDASCALCADEEQANQEG; from the coding sequence ATGAAGAACTCTCTCGCAACCGCTCAGTCGATCTCGTATCTGACTTCGGGCTCACGGCTCGCGGCGTGCGCTGCGGCCTTGTGTGGCCTGCACTGCGCACTCACGCCGGTTCTCGTCGTGACGGCGCCGGCGCTCGCGCTTTCCGAAGGCGTCGAACGTGCCGCCTGGGCCGTGACCGTTCTTCTCGGCTCGGCGATGCTCCTCCTGGGCCCGGCCCGCAGGAACGCTCCCGTGATCCTCACCTTTTCCGGAGGAGCTGCGCTTTGGGCGGCCTCCCTGGCGGGTTGGCTTGAGCCGCTGCCCGAAACGGTGACGTCATCCGCCGGCAGCCTGACGATCGCAGGCGCCATGGTGCTGAGCGCCCGCCTTTGCTACGACGCCTCGTGCGCGCTATGCGCCGACGAGGAGCAGGCGAACCAGGAAGGCTGA
- a CDS encoding PQQ-binding-like beta-propeller repeat protein: MPKRFHCLLAAAVAAVALGGPTVHAQSGDAFVPVTDEVLENPAPGDWLMWRRTANGWGYSPLDQITPENVGDLRMVWTRSLNDGSQTGTPLAYRGVMYMPNPNDVIQALDAATGDLIWEHRRKVPEDAKDYVGGFLSQNNRNIAIFANLIIDTSVDDHLFALDAETGKMVWETMVLDYKVHPALQGAGPIIGNGKAFSGRSCSPRAGPEACVITAHDALTGEELWRRLTIPAPGEPGNETWGDVPFEKRVHVGSWMPPSYDPELDLVFAGTSVTAPAPKFMLGGTDRTHLYHNSTLALDGDTGEIVWHYQHMNDHWDLDHPFERLIVDTAVAPDPDEVAWINPNIEPGEVRKVITGIPGKTALVYSIDRETGEFLWARPTVYQNVIQSIDGETGKATENPEVIFHALEEERLICPNMHGGKDWEAGAYSPETNTLYYPLRNMCMPTLTTTDRSASHPYYALSVRHELAPGTENLGTVYAISAETGKTVWLHEQRASTTSLVATGGGLLFGGDVNGRFKAYSQETGEVLWEVNLGAPVTGYPITYAVDGTQYVAVSTGISATTSSFLRLTPELKPGFANNLFVFALEYSAP, translated from the coding sequence ATGCCGAAACGGTTCCACTGCCTACTCGCCGCCGCCGTCGCAGCCGTGGCTCTCGGCGGCCCGACCGTTCATGCCCAGTCCGGCGACGCCTTCGTCCCCGTCACCGACGAGGTGCTTGAGAACCCGGCGCCCGGGGACTGGCTCATGTGGCGGCGCACCGCGAACGGCTGGGGCTACAGCCCGCTGGACCAGATCACGCCGGAGAACGTCGGCGATCTGCGGATGGTGTGGACCCGCTCGCTGAACGACGGCAGCCAGACCGGCACGCCGCTCGCCTACCGCGGCGTCATGTACATGCCGAATCCCAACGACGTGATCCAGGCGCTCGACGCCGCGACCGGCGATCTGATCTGGGAGCACCGGCGCAAGGTCCCTGAGGACGCGAAGGACTACGTCGGCGGCTTCCTGTCGCAGAACAACCGGAACATCGCGATCTTCGCGAACCTGATCATCGACACCAGCGTCGACGACCACCTGTTTGCGCTCGACGCCGAGACCGGCAAGATGGTCTGGGAGACGATGGTCCTCGACTACAAGGTCCATCCCGCGCTACAGGGCGCCGGCCCGATCATCGGCAACGGCAAGGCGTTCTCGGGCCGCAGCTGCTCGCCGCGCGCCGGGCCCGAGGCCTGCGTGATCACGGCCCACGACGCGTTGACCGGCGAGGAGCTGTGGCGGCGCCTCACGATTCCCGCCCCCGGCGAACCGGGCAACGAGACCTGGGGCGACGTGCCGTTCGAGAAGCGAGTCCACGTCGGCTCCTGGATGCCGCCGAGCTACGACCCGGAGCTCGACCTCGTCTTCGCGGGTACCTCGGTCACGGCACCGGCGCCGAAGTTCATGCTGGGTGGAACGGACAGGACGCACCTGTACCACAACTCCACGCTCGCCCTCGACGGCGATACCGGCGAGATCGTCTGGCACTACCAGCACATGAACGACCACTGGGATCTCGACCATCCGTTCGAACGCCTGATCGTCGACACCGCGGTGGCGCCCGATCCCGACGAGGTGGCCTGGATCAACCCGAACATCGAGCCCGGCGAAGTGCGCAAGGTGATCACCGGGATCCCCGGCAAGACGGCCCTCGTCTACTCCATCGACCGGGAGACCGGCGAGTTCCTCTGGGCGCGGCCAACCGTCTACCAGAACGTGATCCAGAGCATCGACGGCGAGACCGGCAAGGCGACCGAGAACCCGGAGGTCATCTTCCACGCGCTGGAGGAGGAGCGGCTCATCTGCCCGAACATGCACGGCGGCAAGGACTGGGAGGCCGGCGCCTACAGCCCGGAGACGAACACCCTGTACTACCCGCTGCGCAACATGTGCATGCCGACGCTGACGACGACCGACCGGAGCGCGTCCCACCCGTACTACGCCTTGAGCGTCCGCCACGAACTCGCGCCCGGCACGGAGAACCTCGGCACCGTCTACGCGATCTCCGCCGAGACCGGCAAGACGGTCTGGCTGCACGAACAGCGCGCTTCGACGACCTCCCTGGTCGCCACTGGCGGGGGATTACTCTTCGGCGGCGATGTGAACGGCCGCTTCAAGGCCTACAGCCAGGAGACGGGCGAGGTGTTGTGGGAAGTGAACCTCGGCGCGCCGGTAACCGGCTATCCGATCACCTACGCCGTCGACGGCACGCAGTACGTGGCGGTCAGCACCGGCATCTCGGCGACCACATCGAGCTTCCTGCGGCTGACGCCCGAGTTGAAGCCGGGCTTCGCGAACAACCTGTTCGTGTTCGCGCTGGAGTACTCGGCACCGTAG
- a CDS encoding cytochrome c — MATRRAFLTAVGVTVPVLASTLACSTAIVTTPPSAPAQAPPAAAESEPAAPPASVLDGIFTEAQAKRGRAAYDAQCAECHGEGLGGGEMAPGLTGVAFRFRWRGLNVADIFESIESTMPPEEPETLGDQTYIDIVAFLLSANGYPAGARELTADPVLLQRVAVERMPP; from the coding sequence ATGGCAACCCGAAGGGCCTTCCTCACTGCGGTCGGGGTCACAGTACCGGTCTTGGCGTCCACCTTGGCCTGCTCGACGGCGATCGTGACGACGCCGCCGTCCGCTCCGGCCCAGGCACCGCCAGCGGCAGCGGAGTCTGAACCGGCCGCACCGCCGGCCTCCGTTCTCGACGGCATCTTCACCGAAGCACAGGCGAAGCGAGGTCGGGCCGCCTACGACGCGCAATGCGCCGAATGCCACGGCGAGGGCCTGGGCGGCGGCGAAATGGCGCCGGGTCTCACCGGCGTGGCGTTCAGGTTCCGCTGGCGCGGGCTCAACGTGGCCGACATCTTCGAGAGCATCGAGTCGACCATGCCGCCGGAAGAGCCCGAGACTCTCGGCGACCAGACCTACATCGATATCGTCGCGTTCCTGTTGAGCGCCAACGGGTACCCCGCGGGCGCTCGGGAGCTGACCGCGGACCCGGTGCTGCTTCAGAGAGTAGCGGTCGAGCGCATGCCGCCGTAG
- a CDS encoding DUF924 domain-containing protein has protein sequence MIEEVLSFWFEESGPEQWWTRDPRFDAEIRSRFGALHDRAVQGELHGWRDTPEGRLAEIVVLDQFSRNLYREDPRAFAADAMALALAQEVMRIGADQAVPPVRRQFMYMPYQHSESPRIHEDAMTLFESLDDPESLDFERRHKVIIDRFGRYPHRNRVLGRSSTPEEIAFLREPGSSF, from the coding sequence ATGATCGAAGAAGTCCTGTCGTTCTGGTTTGAAGAGAGCGGCCCCGAGCAGTGGTGGACCCGCGATCCGCGGTTCGACGCGGAGATCCGGTCACGGTTCGGAGCGCTTCACGACCGGGCGGTCCAGGGGGAGCTGCACGGCTGGCGGGATACGCCGGAAGGTCGTCTCGCCGAGATCGTCGTGCTCGACCAGTTCTCGCGCAACCTCTACCGCGAGGACCCGCGCGCCTTCGCGGCCGACGCGATGGCGTTGGCGCTGGCCCAGGAGGTGATGCGGATTGGCGCCGATCAAGCTGTTCCGCCGGTCCGGCGTCAGTTCATGTACATGCCCTACCAGCACAGCGAATCGCCGCGAATCCACGAGGACGCGATGACGTTGTTCGAGAGCCTCGACGACCCCGAGAGTCTGGACTTCGAGCGGCGGCACAAGGTGATCATCGATCGCTTCGGTCGCTACCCGCATCGCAACCGCGTCCTCGGCCGCTCTTCGACGCCAGAGGAGATCGCGTTCCTTCGGGAGCCCGGGTCGTCGTTCTGA
- a CDS encoding DUF1553 domain-containing protein, with product MSRLFLVAMAIAVCGPATSQGATAAEPAPAVDFQRDVRPILSDNCFACHGPDEATREADLRLDTRDGAFSPRPPAGRSNRPRGPAVVAGDVDASLLVERITHADPLRRMPPEVSQKSLSDEQIGTLTRWIGQGAAWDEHWSFAAIERPAPPAVEDDAWARDPLDRFVLARLEAEELTPAEEADRRTLARRAALDLTGLPPDPGTLATFLDDSEEGAYERLVDRLLSSPHWGEHRARYWLDAARYGDTHGIHIDNYREMYAYRDWVIRAFNRNQPFDEFTVDQIAGDLLPDPTLDQLIATGLQRNNITTNEGGAVIEEYEAIYAKDRAETIGSVFMGMTVGCATCHDHKFDPISQREFYALTAFFRNTTQYVMDGNISDPPPTLVVPHEDDRDSWYRLREEVGEIEDAMAERPDAMEAAFEEWLGTGAHRSIEAPLGTASELLRLDLDGEEPAAILKGERQPLPSSQGIRIEPGPNGLPAVLFDGESWVELPNLDVNTDTPFSLAFWVRMPEPEGTYTIASQYDPKDGNRGWAMTLAARELYFGLYGDRAGPGRGVTSILINPNNTQRLTPGEWTHIVATYDGSGERGGMHIYRDGGRVPEQGSEYFRKVEGRIRTDRPFYLGRGDVRGDGKPRTLAGGAVADLRVFDRVLSVEEAKVVSEWNALRTAAAKAPVALDAPEREALRRSYLKTHDEEWRRLASRRLEIEAEWRELRRRGTVTHVMQELPGSEAAAHVLYRGNYDQPRERVLAGTPAALPPMPEGLPRNRLGLAQWLVDETNPLTARVTVNRFWQQVFGTGLVTTSEDFGAQGDVPTHPDLLDYLATEFRESEWDVKGFFRRLVTSSTYRQAATLTPEKLEQDPDNRLLSRGPRFRMDAEMVRDTALAASGLLVRTIGGPSVKPYQPEGHWERVAMNASNTSRYQQDSGDKLYRRSLYTFWKRAAPPPSMTIFDAGNREHSMVRRERTNTPLQALVTMNDTQFVEASRFLAQRAMREAGDDFDRRLDYLTTRLLARDFDDSERTVARRTYEGLIDLYSADKAAAKQLVDVGESAHDAGLPMAESAAWTMMASQLMNLDESLNK from the coding sequence GTGTCCCGCCTGTTCCTGGTAGCGATGGCCATTGCCGTCTGCGGCCCGGCGACGTCGCAGGGGGCGACTGCCGCCGAGCCCGCTCCCGCCGTCGACTTCCAGCGCGACGTCCGGCCGATCCTCTCCGACAACTGCTTCGCCTGCCACGGTCCCGACGAGGCGACCCGCGAGGCGGATCTGAGGCTCGATACACGGGACGGGGCGTTCAGTCCGCGGCCTCCGGCGGGCCGCAGCAACCGGCCTCGCGGTCCGGCGGTCGTTGCCGGCGATGTCGACGCCAGCCTGCTGGTCGAGCGCATCACCCACGCGGACCCACTGCGGCGGATGCCGCCCGAGGTATCGCAGAAGTCACTCTCCGACGAGCAGATCGGGACCCTTACCCGCTGGATCGGGCAGGGCGCTGCCTGGGACGAGCACTGGTCGTTCGCCGCCATCGAACGGCCGGCGCCGCCCGCAGTCGAGGACGATGCCTGGGCCCGCGATCCGCTCGACCGCTTCGTCCTTGCACGTTTGGAAGCGGAGGAGCTCACACCCGCCGAAGAAGCTGACCGCCGCACCCTTGCCCGGCGCGCCGCCCTCGACCTGACCGGACTTCCGCCCGATCCGGGCACGCTCGCGACCTTCCTCGACGACTCGGAAGAAGGCGCCTACGAGCGCCTCGTCGACCGTCTCCTCAGCTCGCCCCACTGGGGCGAGCACCGCGCCCGCTACTGGCTGGATGCCGCCCGCTACGGCGACACCCACGGCATCCACATCGACAACTACCGTGAGATGTACGCCTACCGCGACTGGGTGATCAGGGCGTTCAACCGGAACCAGCCGTTCGATGAGTTCACGGTCGATCAGATCGCCGGCGACCTGCTGCCGGATCCGACCCTCGACCAGTTGATCGCCACCGGCCTCCAGCGCAACAACATCACGACGAACGAGGGCGGCGCCGTCATCGAGGAGTACGAGGCGATCTACGCCAAGGACCGCGCGGAGACGATCGGCAGCGTCTTCATGGGGATGACCGTCGGCTGCGCGACCTGCCACGACCACAAGTTCGACCCGATCAGCCAGCGCGAGTTCTACGCGCTGACCGCGTTCTTCCGGAACACGACCCAGTACGTGATGGACGGCAACATCTCCGACCCGCCGCCGACCCTGGTGGTGCCCCACGAAGATGACCGCGATAGCTGGTACCGCCTGCGCGAGGAGGTCGGCGAGATCGAGGACGCGATGGCGGAACGCCCGGACGCGATGGAGGCGGCGTTCGAGGAGTGGCTCGGCACCGGCGCCCACCGGTCCATCGAAGCTCCGCTGGGGACGGCCTCCGAACTCCTCCGGCTCGACCTCGACGGCGAGGAGCCGGCCGCGATTCTGAAGGGCGAACGGCAGCCGCTCCCTTCGTCGCAGGGGATCCGCATCGAACCCGGCCCGAACGGTCTGCCCGCCGTGCTCTTCGACGGAGAGTCCTGGGTCGAACTGCCGAACCTCGACGTCAACACGGACACGCCCTTCTCGCTGGCCTTCTGGGTCCGTATGCCGGAACCCGAGGGTACCTACACGATCGCCAGCCAGTACGACCCGAAGGACGGTAACCGCGGCTGGGCGATGACCCTGGCGGCGCGGGAGCTCTACTTCGGCCTGTACGGCGATCGAGCGGGACCCGGCCGGGGCGTCACCAGCATCCTGATCAACCCGAACAACACACAGCGGCTCACGCCCGGCGAGTGGACCCACATCGTCGCGACCTACGACGGCTCCGGCGAGCGCGGCGGCATGCACATCTACCGTGACGGCGGTCGCGTTCCCGAGCAGGGCAGCGAGTACTTCAGGAAGGTCGAGGGTCGCATCCGCACCGACCGGCCGTTCTACCTCGGCCGCGGCGACGTGAGGGGCGACGGCAAGCCGCGGACGCTGGCCGGCGGCGCCGTCGCCGACCTTCGCGTTTTCGACCGCGTCCTGTCCGTCGAGGAAGCGAAGGTCGTCTCCGAGTGGAACGCGCTCCGGACGGCTGCCGCCAAGGCGCCGGTGGCACTCGACGCCCCCGAACGCGAGGCGTTGCGGCGCTCCTACCTCAAGACACACGACGAGGAGTGGCGCCGGCTCGCCTCCCGCCGGCTCGAGATCGAAGCGGAGTGGCGCGAACTCCGCCGCCGCGGCACCGTCACGCACGTGATGCAGGAGCTTCCTGGAAGCGAGGCGGCGGCCCACGTCCTGTACCGGGGAAACTACGACCAGCCGCGTGAGCGAGTGCTGGCGGGCACGCCGGCCGCGCTGCCGCCGATGCCGGAAGGCCTGCCCCGCAACCGGTTGGGCCTCGCCCAGTGGCTGGTGGACGAGACGAACCCGCTGACGGCGCGGGTCACCGTCAACCGGTTCTGGCAGCAGGTCTTCGGCACCGGGCTCGTCACGACCAGCGAGGACTTCGGCGCCCAGGGCGACGTGCCGACGCACCCCGACCTCCTCGACTATCTGGCGACCGAGTTCCGGGAATCGGAGTGGGACGTCAAGGGCTTCTTCCGGCGCTTGGTGACCTCGTCGACCTACCGGCAGGCGGCCACGCTCACGCCAGAGAAGCTGGAGCAGGACCCGGACAACCGGCTGCTGTCGCGCGGCCCGCGTTTCCGCATGGACGCGGAGATGGTCCGCGACACGGCGCTCGCGGCCAGCGGCCTCCTGGTGCGCACGATCGGCGGCCCGAGCGTCAAGCCGTACCAGCCGGAAGGGCACTGGGAGCGGGTGGCGATGAACGCCAGCAACACGTCCCGTTACCAGCAGGACTCGGGGGACAAACTCTACCGGCGGAGCCTCTACACCTTCTGGAAGCGCGCCGCGCCGCCGCCGTCGATGACGATCTTCGACGCCGGCAACCGCGAGCACTCGATGGTGCGCCGCGAACGGACGAACACGCCGCTTCAGGCACTGGTCACGATGAACGACACGCAGTTCGTCGAGGCGTCGCGCTTCCTCGCCCAGCGGGCGATGCGCGAGGCCGGTGACGACTTCGACCGCCGGCTCGACTACCTCACGACCCGGCTGCTGGCCCGGGACTTCGACGACTCGGAGCGGACGGTGGCACGACGGACGTACGAGGGCCTGATCGACCTCTACAGCGCCGATAAAGCGGCGGCCAAGCAGCTCGTCGACGTTGGCGAATCGGCCCACGACGCCGGCCTGCCCATGGCCGAGTCCGCGGCCTGGACGATGATGGCGAGCCAGTTGATGAACCTGGACGAGTCCCTGAACAAGTAG
- a CDS encoding DUF1501 domain-containing protein, translating to MDPFKETVRAETRRQFFGTAARGIGGLALASLFAEDAFALPAARDRFGGLPDLPHFAPKAKQCIYLHMMGAPPQMDLLDYKPKMKEYFDQDLPGSIRQGQRLTTMTSGQSRFPIAPSVFEFSQHGGNGAWFSELLPHTASMADDIAIIRSMHTDAINHEPGITFIQTGQQIPGRPCIGSWFAYGLGSMNEDLPTFVVMNAERSHPSAGLQAISAKLWSAGFLSPEYAGVGLQTGDEPVLYLKDPQGVSPDVRRRVLDGMSELNRLRHQQVGDPETLARIEQYEMAFRMQSSVPEMADLASEPESTWERWGEEAREPGKFQNAALMARRLVERGVRFVQIYHRGWDVHSLLPTVLPAQARDVDRAAWALIQDLKERGLFDETLVIWGGEFGRTIYSQGALTAENYGRDHHPRCFSIWMAGGGVRGGVVHGETDDFSYNIVKDPVHIHDFQATVLHLFGIDHERFTYRHQGLDARLTGVEKARVVKEVLA from the coding sequence ATGGACCCATTCAAGGAAACCGTTCGAGCCGAGACGAGACGCCAGTTCTTCGGCACCGCCGCACGCGGCATCGGCGGCCTGGCGCTCGCCAGCCTGTTCGCCGAGGACGCCTTCGCTCTTCCCGCGGCCAGGGACCGCTTCGGCGGCCTGCCGGATCTGCCGCACTTCGCGCCGAAGGCGAAGCAGTGCATCTATCTCCACATGATGGGCGCGCCGCCGCAGATGGACCTGCTCGACTACAAGCCGAAGATGAAGGAGTACTTCGACCAGGACCTGCCCGGCTCGATCCGGCAGGGGCAGCGGCTGACGACGATGACCTCCGGGCAGTCCCGCTTCCCGATCGCCCCGTCCGTCTTCGAGTTCTCACAGCACGGCGGGAACGGCGCCTGGTTCTCCGAGCTGCTGCCCCATACCGCGAGCATGGCGGACGACATCGCGATCATCCGCTCGATGCACACCGACGCGATCAACCACGAGCCAGGCATCACCTTCATCCAGACCGGACAGCAGATTCCGGGCCGGCCATGCATCGGATCCTGGTTCGCCTACGGCCTCGGCAGCATGAACGAGGATCTCCCGACCTTCGTCGTGATGAACGCGGAGCGCAGCCACCCGTCGGCTGGCCTGCAGGCGATCTCGGCGAAGCTCTGGAGCGCCGGTTTCTTGTCACCCGAGTACGCCGGCGTCGGCCTCCAGACGGGAGACGAACCGGTGCTCTATCTCAAGGATCCGCAGGGAGTCTCGCCGGATGTCCGGCGACGGGTGCTCGACGGCATGAGTGAACTGAACCGGCTGCGCCATCAGCAGGTCGGCGATCCGGAAACCCTGGCCCGCATCGAGCAGTACGAAATGGCGTTTCGCATGCAGTCCTCGGTGCCCGAGATGGCCGATCTGGCGAGCGAGCCCGAGAGCACCTGGGAACGCTGGGGCGAGGAAGCCCGGGAACCCGGCAAGTTCCAGAACGCGGCCCTGATGGCCCGGCGGCTGGTCGAGCGCGGCGTGCGGTTCGTGCAGATCTACCACCGCGGCTGGGACGTCCACTCCCTCCTGCCCACGGTGCTGCCGGCCCAGGCCCGCGACGTCGACCGGGCGGCCTGGGCGCTGATCCAGGACCTGAAGGAGCGCGGCCTCTTCGACGAGACCCTGGTCATCTGGGGCGGCGAGTTCGGACGCACGATCTACTCCCAGGGGGCCCTCACCGCTGAGAACTACGGCCGCGACCACCATCCGCGCTGCTTCAGCATCTGGATGGCCGGCGGCGGGGTCAGGGGCGGCGTCGTCCACGGCGAGACGGACGACTTCTCGTACAACATCGTCAAGGACCCGGTGCACATCCACGACTTCCAGGCCACGGTGCTGCACCTGTTCGGCATCGACCACGAACGGTTCACGTACCGGCACCAGGGCCTCGACGCCCGGTTGACCGGCGTCGAGAAGGCGCGGGTAGTCAAGGAAGTCCTCGCCTAG
- a CDS encoding sulfotransferase, protein MDAPRTAGQHPFTMAPLGVWLRLIAENGGVPPRYWGKLAKVLAISALMTPLRVAERLRYGPSRMARVAIDEAPLYIHGFGRSGTTHLHNLLAQDPGFGLVSTFQAIAAPMFLTARGRLERLVANGMPATRPMDNMAVSVELPQEEEIALANTSHLSFVHHLSFPNRAREYQEKFATMRLTSSEMARWERAYLDVLRKATLASGGRRLVLKSPTNLGRTAALLRLFPDAKFIHIVRNPYVVYRSMTNLYRHVLPVCQLDDADPEDVVASMLDSYAAMMRRYMRDRGSIPKGHLAEVRFEDLERAPMAELERLYDELALPGWEQARQPMADYLGTLSGYRKNAYRIDAETVDIVDRNWGFAVKAWDYRPPKQRSTKTKQEDTNP, encoded by the coding sequence GTGGACGCCCCCAGGACCGCCGGGCAGCACCCGTTCACGATGGCGCCGCTCGGAGTGTGGCTGCGGCTGATCGCGGAGAACGGCGGCGTGCCGCCGCGATACTGGGGCAAGCTGGCGAAGGTGCTCGCGATCAGCGCTCTGATGACCCCGCTACGGGTCGCCGAGCGTCTCCGCTACGGCCCGTCGAGGATGGCGCGCGTCGCCATCGACGAGGCGCCTTTGTACATCCACGGTTTCGGCCGCTCGGGCACGACGCATCTCCACAACCTGCTCGCCCAGGACCCGGGTTTCGGCCTCGTGTCGACGTTCCAGGCCATCGCGGCGCCGATGTTCCTGACCGCGCGCGGCCGGCTGGAGCGCCTCGTCGCCAATGGGATGCCCGCGACACGCCCCATGGACAACATGGCGGTGTCGGTCGAGCTGCCCCAGGAGGAGGAGATCGCCCTCGCCAACACGTCGCACCTGTCGTTCGTACACCACCTCTCCTTCCCCAACCGGGCGAGGGAGTACCAGGAGAAGTTCGCCACGATGCGGCTGACCAGCTCAGAGATGGCCCGCTGGGAACGCGCCTACCTGGACGTGCTGCGCAAGGCCACGCTGGCCTCCGGCGGCCGCCGGCTCGTGCTGAAGAGCCCAACAAACCTCGGCCGCACCGCGGCACTCCTGCGCCTGTTCCCCGACGCGAAGTTCATCCACATCGTGCGCAACCCGTACGTCGTCTACCGGTCGATGACGAACCTGTACCGGCACGTGCTGCCCGTCTGCCAACTGGACGATGCGGATCCCGAAGACGTCGTCGCCAGCATGCTCGACTCCTACGCCGCGATGATGAGGCGGTACATGAGGGACCGCGGATCGATCCCGAAAGGACACCTGGCCGAAGTGCGCTTCGAGGATCTCGAACGAGCCCCCATGGCCGAGCTCGAGCGGCTCTACGACGAACTTGCGCTGCCGGGCTGGGAGCAGGCCAGGCAGCCGATGGCGGACTATCTGGGAACCCTGTCGGGTTACCGCAAGAACGCCTATCGGATCGACGCGGAGACGGTCGACATCGTCGACCGGAACTGGGGATTCGCCGTCAAGGCCTGGGATTACCGGCCACCGAAGCAACGATCGACGAAGACAAAGCAAGAGGACACCAACCCATGA
- a CDS encoding glutathione S-transferase family protein, whose protein sequence is MPQITLYEHAPTRSARCRWTLLEAGLAYESVGIGGQAGLAELRAVHPLGKLPVAIIDGRPLFESAAIATAIADLSPERGLIAKPGSWSRALHDQWVSFALTEMEPWLWSSEINSVDVLMPKERQVPAIIEQNNALFRRSAAVLDAVLGESHYLVEDRFTVTDIIVGYTVSWGADDGLLGGFGNLQSYLGRLHEREHCTLPRPG, encoded by the coding sequence ATGCCACAGATCACGCTCTACGAACATGCACCCACGCGGTCCGCGCGCTGCCGGTGGACCCTCCTCGAGGCCGGCCTGGCCTACGAGTCGGTAGGCATCGGCGGCCAGGCCGGCCTCGCCGAGTTGCGCGCCGTCCACCCGTTGGGGAAACTGCCGGTCGCGATCATCGACGGGCGTCCCCTGTTCGAATCCGCTGCCATCGCGACCGCCATCGCAGACCTGTCACCCGAGCGTGGCCTGATAGCGAAGCCGGGCTCGTGGTCGCGCGCGCTCCACGATCAATGGGTCTCTTTCGCCTTGACCGAGATGGAACCGTGGCTGTGGAGTTCCGAGATCAACAGCGTCGACGTTCTGATGCCGAAGGAACGTCAGGTTCCCGCCATCATCGAGCAGAACAACGCACTGTTCCGGCGCAGCGCGGCAGTACTGGATGCGGTACTCGGGGAGTCGCACTACCTTGTGGAAGACCGCTTCACCGTCACCGACATCATCGTCGGCTACACCGTGAGCTGGGGCGCCGACGACGGCCTACTGGGAGGATTCGGGAACCTGCAGTCCTACCTGGGCCGTCTGCATGAACGGGAACATTGCACGTTGCCCCGACCAGGGTAG